One Tetrapisispora phaffii CBS 4417 chromosome 2, complete genome genomic region harbors:
- the TPHA0B02580 gene encoding homeobox domain-containing protein (similar to Saccharomyces cerevisiae TOS8 (YGL096W) and CUP9 (YPL177C); ancestral locus Anc_6.170), giving the protein MLHPSRQQQNVILPPIKSLIDSLDTQVNPQSYDINSINNARLSAVTPLNATYKTYVPEKAYLSIPYSNNIRSIPTPIPSPHASPLSYPISEDDNQILNAAVAINSINQSLNNVVTSTVPQTKVATKTSRTKAQKKVRSKSFSTINTQTTSKTSIGKRSNLPKQSVDVLNKWLLNHLGNPYPTPKEKEELLELTGLSKIQLSNWFINVRRRKIFNDYYNLINKHNGADSASSSSDEESSQNLTLPVTRRKKLSDRLEELKKLNEL; this is encoded by the coding sequence atgttACACCCAAGCCGTCAACAAcaaaatgttattttaCCACCTATTAAGAGTTTAATCGACTCTTTAGATACTCAAGTAAACCCACAATCATACGATATAAATAGTATAAACAACGCACGTTTATCTGCTGTCACTCCATTGAATGCTACGTACAAAACATATGTACCTGAAAAGGCTTATTTATCTATTCCCTATTCAAACAACATACGATCCATACCTACTCCAATCCCGTCGCCACATGCTTCTCCTCTATCATATCCAATTAGCGAAGACGacaatcaaatattaaatgcTGCTGTTGCTATAAACTCAATTAACCAAAGTTTAAATAACGTTGTCACTTCTACTGTACCACAAACAAAGGTCGCAACTAAGACAAGTCGTACCAAAGCTCAAAAGAAGGTTAGATCCAAATCATTTTCTACAATCAATACACAAACTACTAGTAAGACAAGCATTGGTAAAAGATCCAACTTACCAAAACAATCTGTCGATGTTCTAAATAAATGGctattaaatcatttagGCAACCCATACCCAACtccaaaagaaaaagaagaactTTTGGAATTGACTGGTTTATCTAAGATTCAATTATCTAACTGGTTTATTAATGTGAGGAGAAGAAAGATCTTTAATGACTATTATAACTTAATCAATAAACATAACGGTGCTGATTCGGCTTCTTCTTCAAGTGATGAAGAATCTAGTCAAAATTTGACTTTACCAGTCACAAGACGTAAGAAGTTAAGCGACAGATTAGAAGaacttaaaaaattaaatgaattatag